AAGAATTACGTCGCCTCCTTCCTGTCCTGGAAGCGGTCCATGACGCAGTGCCGCTTCCTATTTCCGTTGATACGACTAAAGCCGCGGTGGCCCGTCGAGCGATTCGTGCCGGTGCCACCATCGTGAATGACATTAGCGCCTTGCGCGGTGACCCCTTGATGGGCTCGCTGGTGGCTGAAACCGGCGCGGCCGTGGTGTTGATGCACATGCAGGGGACTCCGCAATCTATGCAGCAGGCGCCACGGTACGGCCATGTCGTGGAAGAGGTGCTTGCATTCCTGCGCGAACGGGTGCAGGTCGCCATCGCTCACGGCATCAAGGGAAGTCAGATCGTCCTTGACCCCGGCTTCGGTTTTGGTAAGCTCCAAGAGCATAATCTTCAATTGCTCGCTGAGTTTGACGCCTTCACGAAGCTCGGTTATCCGGTTCTGGCAGGGGTCTCCCGTAAACAGTTTATCGGGAACCTGACTCAACAGCCGGTGCAGGAACGGGGGTACGGCACCGCCGGCGCGGTGGCAGTGGCCGTCCTTAAAGGGGCCCGGATCATTCGTGTCCACGACGTGCGATCGATGCGAGATACCGTATCCGTCGTGTCAGCCATTTCCTGTCACGCGCGTTCTCATGTAGGGGTATCCAATGCGTAAATTGTTCGGCACAGACGGTGTTCGCGGGGTGGCCAACCTCGAACCGATGACCAGTGAAATCGCCATGCAATTGGGGCGCGCGGCCGCCCATATTTTCATGCGGCGCGCAGGCCGACACCAGGTGGTCATCGGAAAGGACACGCGGTTGTCGGGATACATGTTGGAATCGGCGCTGACATCCGGGATCTGTTCCATGGGAGTCGACGTACTTCTAGTCGGGCCTTTGCCCACCCCGGCGATTGCCTTCCTCACGCGAAGTCTGCGGGCGGACGCCGGCGTCGTGATCTCTGCGTCGCATAATCCTTATCAGGACAACGGGATCAAGTTTTTTTCCAACGAGGGATTCAAGCTGCCTGATGAGCTAGAGGCGCGCATCGAACAGCTGATCATTTCCGACGAGATCAAACATCTTCGCCCGACGGCGGACGCGATCGGAAAGGCCTATCGTATCGATG
This is a stretch of genomic DNA from Nitrospira sp.. It encodes these proteins:
- the folP gene encoding dihydropteroate synthase; translation: MTTTSSSSPLLLTAGSRTFSFESGPLLMGVLNVTPDSFSDGGAYLTVEHALQHARQMQAEGADIIDIGAESSRPGAQPIDETEELRRLLPVLEAVHDAVPLPISVDTTKAAVARRAIRAGATIVNDISALRGDPLMGSLVAETGAAVVLMHMQGTPQSMQQAPRYGHVVEEVLAFLRERVQVAIAHGIKGSQIVLDPGFGFGKLQEHNLQLLAEFDAFTKLGYPVLAGVSRKQFIGNLTQQPVQERGYGTAGAVAVAVLKGARIIRVHDVRSMRDTVSVVSAISCHARSHVGVSNA